The Deltaproteobacteria bacterium genomic interval CGGGCGAGGTCACGCCCGTAGCACTCGACGCAGACGCCCCGGCCCGCCTGGCAGGTGAGCACGCTGCGGATGCCGACGTGCTCGATGCCGGCGTCCATGATGATCTGCGCCTTCTCCTCGTCGATCTCCTCGTTGGCCTCGACCAGCACGTCGTCCGTGTAGGGGTCGCGGATGTCCTCGAGGGCGGTCCGGCCGAGGATGCGCTCGGCCAGGGGCTCGACGACCTCGCCCGCCTCGATCAGCGCGGTCATGGTGATGCCGTCGAGGGTGCCGCAGTCGGTCTCGGAGATGATCGCGTCCTGGGCCACGTCCACCAGGCGGCGGGTCAGGTAGCCGGAGTTCGCGGTCTTCAGCGCGGTGTCCGCCAGGCCCTTTCGAGCGCCGTGGGTGGAGATGAAGTACTGCAGGACCGAGAGGCCCTCCCGGAAGTTGGAGGTGATGGGCGTCTCGATGATCTCGCCGGAGGGCTTGGCCATCAGGCCACGCATGCCGGCCAGCTGGCGGATCTGCTGGGCGCTGCCTCGCGCACCGGAGTCGGCCATGATGAAGATCGGGTTGAAGGACTGCTGGTGGACGGTCTTCCCGTTCACCGTGACGTCCTCCTCCTTGATGCCGATCATCATCGACTCGGCGATCTCGTCCGTGGCCTGCGCCCAGGTGTCGATCACCTTGTTGTAGCGCTCGCCGTCGGTGATCAGGCCGTCCTGGTACTGGTCGGTGATGTCCTCGACCTCGGCCTGGGCCGCGGCCAGGCGCTCGGCCTTGGCGTCGGGGACGACCATGTCCTTGATGCCGATCGAGATGCCGGCCCGGGTCGCGTAGGTGTAGCCCAGGGTCCGCAGCCGGTCGGCCAGGAGGACGGTCGCCTTCTCACCGCAGAGTCGGTAGGTGACGTCGATGAGGGTCCCGAGGGCCTTCTTGTCCATCACCTTGTTCACGTACTCGGAGAAGTCGACCTCCAGCGGCACGATCTCGGAGAGGATCACGCGGCCGACCGAGGTCTCGAAGCGCTTGCCCCGGATCCGGCAGGTGACCTTGGCCTGGAGCTCGACCTCGCCGTGGTCGTAGGCGGCCCGCAGCTCGGCGGGAGAGGCGAAGGTCTTGCCCTCACCCTTGGCGAAGGCGCGGGTCCGGGTCATCCAGTAGCAGCCCAGGACGATGTCCTGGGTGGGGACGATGATCGGCTTGCCGCTCGCCGGGCTAAGGATGTTGTTGGTCGACATCATGAGGACCCGAGCCTCGAGCTGGGCCTCGATCGAGAGCGGCACGTGGACCGCCATCTGGTCGCCGTCGAAGTCGGCGTTGTAGGCGGTGCAGACCAGCGGGTGCAGCCGGATCGCCTTGCCCTCGATGAGCACGGGCTCGAAGGCCTGCATGCCGAGGCGGTGCAGGGTCGGGGCGCGGTTGAGCAGGACCGGGTGCTCCCGGATCACCTCGTCCAGGATGTCCCAGACCTCCTTGCGCTCCTTCTCGACGAGCTTCTTGGCGCTCTTGATCGTGGTGACGTAACCCTGCTCCTCGAGCTTGTTGTAGATGAAGGGCTTGAAGAGCTCGAGGGCCATCACCTTCGGCAGGCCGCACTGGTGCAGCTTCAGCTCGGGGCCGACCACGATGACCGAACGGCCGGAGTAGTCGACGCGCTTGCCGAGGAGGTTCTGGCGGAAGCGGCCGTGCTTGCCCTTGAGCATGTCCGAGAGGGACTTGAGCGGGCGGCGGTTGGGACCGGTGATGGTCTTGCCGCGGCGGCCGTTGTCGAAGAGGGCGTCGACCGCCTCCTGCAGCATCCGCTTCTCGTTGCGGATGATGATGTCAGGGGCGTTCAGCTCCTTGAGCCGCTTGAGCCGGTTGTTCCGGTTGATCACGCGACGGTAGAGATCGTTGAGATCCGAGGTCGCGAAGCGGCCACCGTCGAGGGGCACCAGGGGGCGCAGATCGGGCGGGATGATCGGGACGACGTCGAGCATCATCCACTCGGGCCGGTTCCCCGACTCGATGAAGGAGGTCACGACCTTCAGCCGCTTGCCGAGCTTCTTGCGCTTGGCCTCGGAGCCGGTCTCCTTGAGCTCGATCCGGAGCTCGTCGGCCAGGGCCGGGATGTCGATGTCGCGCAGGAGCTCCCGCACGGCTTCGCCGCCCATGCCGGCGTCGAAGGAGTCGTAGCCGTACTCCTCGATGGCCCGGTAGTACTGCTCCTCGTTGAGCAGCTCGCCCTTCTTCAGGGGCGTGCTGCGCGGGTCGAGGACGATGTAGGACTCACAGTAGAGGACCCGCTCGAGGTCCTTAAGGGTGATGTCCAGCATGTTCCCGATCCGGGAGGGCAGCGACTTGAGGAACCAGATGTGGGCCACGGGGGTGGCGAGGCTGATGTGCCCCATCCGCTCCCGGCGAACCTTGGACTGGATGACCTCGACGCCGCACTTCTCGCAGACCACGC includes:
- the rpoC gene encoding DNA-directed RNA polymerase subunit beta', encoding MKDIFNFFEKPKDPLAFSAIRITLASPEKIRQWSHGEVKKPETINYRTFKPEREGLFCAKIFGPVKDYECNCGKYKRMKHRGVVCEKCGVEVIQSKVRRERMGHISLATPVAHIWFLKSLPSRIGNMLDITLKDLERVLYCESYIVLDPRSTPLKKGELLNEEQYYRAIEEYGYDSFDAGMGGEAVRELLRDIDIPALADELRIELKETGSEAKRKKLGKRLKVVTSFIESGNRPEWMMLDVVPIIPPDLRPLVPLDGGRFATSDLNDLYRRVINRNNRLKRLKELNAPDIIIRNEKRMLQEAVDALFDNGRRGKTITGPNRRPLKSLSDMLKGKHGRFRQNLLGKRVDYSGRSVIVVGPELKLHQCGLPKVMALELFKPFIYNKLEEQGYVTTIKSAKKLVEKERKEVWDILDEVIREHPVLLNRAPTLHRLGMQAFEPVLIEGKAIRLHPLVCTAYNADFDGDQMAVHVPLSIEAQLEARVLMMSTNNILSPASGKPIIVPTQDIVLGCYWMTRTRAFAKGEGKTFASPAELRAAYDHGEVELQAKVTCRIRGKRFETSVGRVILSEIVPLEVDFSEYVNKVMDKKALGTLIDVTYRLCGEKATVLLADRLRTLGYTYATRAGISIGIKDMVVPDAKAERLAAAQAEVEDITDQYQDGLITDGERYNKVIDTWAQATDEIAESMMIGIKEEDVTVNGKTVHQQSFNPIFIMADSGARGSAQQIRQLAGMRGLMAKPSGEIIETPITSNFREGLSVLQYFISTHGARKGLADTALKTANSGYLTRRLVDVAQDAIISETDCGTLDGITMTALIEAGEVVEPLAERILGRTALEDIRDPYTDDVLVEANEEIDEEKAQIIMDAGIEHVGIRSVLTCQAGRGVCVECYGRDLARGRKVSLGEAIGVIAAQSIGEPGTQLTMRTFHIGGAASRRAEQSTLESRGAGTVRFSGLTAVTRSDGALVVVNRNGELVVADADGRERERYVVVYGAKLSVKDGEVIEAGTLLAEWDPFAVPILTEVGGKVAFKDIVEGVTMKDEVDEVTGINRRVIIETKDPDVRPMVMVEGDGGQVQTCFLPIHSNLSVQNGGTVSPGDVIARIPRETTKTKDITGGLPRVAELFEARKPKEAAVISEIEGTVQFGEDKKGKRRVLVVPDDPKAETREYLIQKSKHISIQPGDRVRAGEPLMDGAANPHDILAVLGEKELVRYLVDETQEVYRLQGVKINDKHIEVIVRQMLRRVRVTEVGDTNFLLDEHVEKWRFDQENQRVLDESGQPAVGEPLLLGITKASLSTESFIAAAAFQETTKVLTEASISGRVDYLRGLKENVIMGRLVPAGTGLPIYKNVDIEVETPIDEVEAAEDILAAAEEASADLVREEATP